Proteins encoded in a region of the Verrucomicrobiota bacterium genome:
- a CDS encoding DegT/DnrJ/EryC1/StrS family aminotransferase gives MRLDSDVTQIPFFDLRRQFARLRSDLMAELAAVCDEQSFVLGPWVQAFENQVKAVTGTLHAFGVSSGTDAELLILMSLGLGPGEAVITTPLSFFSTAGCIARVGARPIFVDIDPQTLNLSADALEDFLTCRCILTSRGLMTDGGMRVRAVIPVHLFGLCADLDRLRNLCDRYGIALVEDAAQAIGAVYPGRSGRRLAGSVGDAGFFSFYPTKNLGAFGDAGLAVTSDDEMADKLRIGRNHGMDPRYYHHTIGGNFRMDALQAAVLSRKLRDLERWSTRRWQIAQRYREVLAPIEGRFLQLPAEPYRGILGACGHIYHQFVVRSPKRDALRAFLTERGIGTEVYYPVALHRQPCFASLGYQSGDLPVAEQAAGEVLALPIFPELTEEEVECVAQTVCSFFSDL, from the coding sequence ATGAGATTGGATTCGGACGTGACGCAAATTCCCTTCTTCGACCTGCGACGTCAGTTCGCCCGGTTGCGTTCTGACCTGATGGCTGAACTCGCTGCCGTCTGCGATGAACAAAGCTTTGTGCTGGGACCCTGGGTTCAAGCTTTCGAAAATCAGGTGAAAGCCGTGACGGGCACGTTACACGCATTCGGCGTCTCTTCCGGTACCGATGCGGAGTTGCTCATCCTGATGAGCCTGGGCCTCGGCCCCGGGGAGGCCGTCATCACCACGCCCCTCAGCTTCTTCTCCACCGCCGGTTGCATCGCGCGGGTCGGAGCGCGGCCCATCTTCGTGGATATCGATCCCCAGACGCTGAATTTGTCGGCCGACGCCTTGGAGGATTTTCTTACCTGCCGCTGTATCCTGACCTCGCGCGGATTGATGACCGATGGCGGCATGCGCGTTCGCGCCGTCATCCCGGTCCACCTGTTCGGCTTATGCGCGGATCTGGACCGGCTGCGAAACCTTTGTGACCGCTACGGGATCGCTCTGGTTGAGGATGCCGCCCAGGCTATTGGGGCCGTTTATCCCGGCCGGTCCGGACGGCGCCTGGCCGGATCGGTTGGCGATGCGGGATTCTTCAGCTTTTATCCGACCAAGAATCTGGGTGCGTTCGGGGATGCCGGCCTGGCGGTAACCTCCGATGATGAGATGGCCGACAAACTCCGCATCGGGCGCAATCACGGGATGGATCCCCGCTATTACCATCACACGATCGGCGGCAACTTTCGAATGGACGCCCTCCAGGCTGCCGTGCTGAGCCGGAAATTGCGCGACCTCGAACGCTGGTCGACGCGCCGGTGGCAGATTGCCCAGCGGTACCGGGAGGTTCTGGCCCCGATCGAGGGCCGGTTTTTGCAGTTGCCAGCCGAGCCTTACCGGGGTATCTTGGGAGCCTGCGGACATATTTATCACCAGTTTGTTGTCCGTAGCCCGAAACGCGATGCATTACGTGCTTTTCTGACCGAACGCGGGATTGGTACGGAGGTCTATTACCCGGTTGCCTTGCATCGGCAGCCTTGTTTCGCCAGCCTCGGCTACCAGTCCGGCGACCTTCCCGTGGCCGAACAAGCAGCGGGAGAGGTACTGGCGCTTCCGATCTTCCCTGAGTTGACGGAGGAAGAAGTCGAATGCGTCGCGCAGACAGTCTGCAGTTTCTTTTCCGATCTCTGA
- the rimO gene encoding 30S ribosomal protein S12 methylthiotransferase RimO, whose protein sequence is MISLGCAKNLVDAEIMLGGIRSRGMEITSDAADADVVIVNTCAFIDSAKEESIEAILEAHQERGLAKGGGQKLIVSGCMAQRFSRELAAELPEVDAFLGLDQVAQAGEIIERVLRTDKPRPQPPLNFVTPKSRYLPDYDTPRFRLTPSHYAFVKIAEGCNHPCSFCVIPQMRGRHRSRSIDSIEAEVRRLTAEGVKEFNLISQDTTYFGMDRWTEKAGPRQPVDSRRGPTLSRLIERLDTIPGDFWVRLLYTHPAHWSDELISTIAQSRRVIPYIDMPLQHIDGAMLASMRRETSREHIEDLIARLREGIPGLTLRTTFIVGFPGETDQQFETLLEFISRVRFERLGVFLYSQEEGSRAARMPDQVPPPIKKARYRRAMALQQRIAAETAAARVGSNLRVLVDQPLVARTMGDAPEVDAKVLLDRPAPVGGFASVVVTGTQVYDLRARLA, encoded by the coding sequence ATGATCAGCCTTGGTTGTGCCAAAAACCTCGTGGATGCGGAGATCATGCTCGGCGGCATTCGCTCCCGCGGCATGGAAATCACCTCAGACGCGGCCGACGCGGATGTGGTGATCGTGAACACCTGCGCCTTCATCGACTCAGCGAAGGAGGAATCGATTGAGGCGATCCTCGAGGCGCACCAGGAGCGAGGGTTGGCCAAAGGAGGAGGACAGAAGCTGATCGTCAGCGGTTGCATGGCGCAGCGTTTTTCCAGGGAACTCGCCGCCGAATTGCCCGAGGTCGACGCCTTCCTGGGCCTGGACCAGGTCGCTCAGGCCGGCGAGATCATCGAGCGGGTCCTCCGAACCGACAAACCGCGCCCGCAACCGCCCCTGAATTTCGTTACGCCGAAATCCCGATACCTTCCCGATTATGACACGCCCCGGTTTCGTCTGACGCCGTCCCACTACGCTTTCGTGAAGATTGCGGAGGGCTGCAATCATCCCTGCAGTTTCTGCGTCATTCCCCAGATGCGCGGCCGTCACCGGAGCCGCTCGATCGATTCCATTGAAGCGGAGGTTCGGCGGTTGACGGCGGAGGGGGTGAAGGAATTTAACTTGATCAGCCAGGACACGACCTATTTCGGGATGGATCGCTGGACTGAAAAGGCCGGGCCCCGGCAGCCCGTCGATTCGCGGCGGGGTCCGACCCTCAGCCGGCTTATCGAACGGCTCGATACGATTCCCGGTGATTTCTGGGTCCGCTTGCTCTACACGCATCCGGCCCACTGGAGCGATGAGTTGATCAGCACGATCGCGCAGAGCCGCCGCGTGATACCCTACATCGACATGCCTCTGCAGCATATCGACGGGGCGATGCTCGCGTCGATGCGCCGGGAAACGTCCCGGGAGCACATTGAAGACCTGATCGCGAGGCTGCGCGAGGGAATTCCCGGGCTTACCCTGCGAACCACATTTATCGTCGGTTTTCCCGGAGAGACGGATCAGCAATTTGAGACCCTGCTGGAATTCATCAGCCGGGTTCGCTTCGAACGGCTCGGCGTTTTCCTGTATTCGCAGGAGGAAGGGTCGCGCGCGGCGCGGATGCCCGACCAGGTTCCTCCGCCGATCAAGAAAGCGCGTTACCGCCGTGCGATGGCGCTGCAGCAGAGGATCGCGGCGGAAACGGCGGCCGCGAGGGTAGGGTCAAACCTGCGGGTGCTGGTGGACCAACCGCTCGTGGCGCGCACCATGGGCGATGCTCCCGAGGTTGACGCCAAGGTCTTGCTGGATCGGCCCGCCCCGGTCGGTGGCTTTGCCAGCGTCGTCGTAACCGGGACGCAGGTTTATGATCTCCGGGCTCGCCTGGCCTGA
- a CDS encoding tetratricopeptide repeat protein, which produces MKVLRLARRALRCRAVRMLFAAGLGAIAGGPVRGDVREGGRVRPRLGEEIFYSDVRLAGPEQLLQKPLEKKAEAEAAFIQGIIAEDEGAFDDALRNYTAALQLDPGGNPELTVRIAREYAKRGDVATGIDLLKDLAKARRDDVSAQLTLAGFYLNELKKPDLALRYAEEAARIAPANLASYQTLFDVYFALKRRHDAEQMLRRAEQLDSGDPDFWLTLAELAIRLYRTDNGSFPAAKIPGVTPFLQRAATLAGDNPEALARTADDYTTINQVPSAIPLYLRALELNRGNSEVRYKLAQSFLQTGQRDAAISALEEMVKSNPLKPEIYEFLGRLYEENSDRDRALANFQQALLLAPNDPENYLHAAEVQLQLRKENDAIATLTEARRRFAIPQITYALAIAFSQAKRFSDALPAFESALQEADAEGQEPFDAGFYFSYAVASEQAGLIDKAATLLKKAIALDPSKAAQAYNFLGYMWVERGQHLDEAGDMIKKALELDPQNGAYLDSLGWFYYKRGEYGKALVELLRAAELLKPADPVVLEHVGDTYQALGNPAQAINLWQKALALDTQNRGLAAKIDREKAKVSANQATLGIPGPGQGMPPAAPEPAAPSATPTATP; this is translated from the coding sequence ATGAAGGTTCTGAGGCTGGCGCGTCGGGCGCTGCGCTGCCGTGCTGTTCGTATGCTGTTCGCAGCCGGTCTCGGCGCCATTGCGGGCGGGCCAGTAAGGGGTGACGTCCGGGAAGGCGGCAGGGTGCGCCCGCGCCTCGGCGAGGAGATTTTTTACTCCGACGTCCGCCTGGCCGGGCCTGAACAGCTGCTTCAAAAGCCGCTCGAAAAAAAGGCTGAAGCCGAGGCCGCTTTCATCCAGGGAATCATTGCCGAGGACGAAGGGGCTTTTGACGATGCCCTCCGGAATTACACTGCCGCGCTCCAGCTGGATCCCGGCGGTAATCCCGAACTTACGGTACGCATCGCCCGCGAGTACGCGAAGCGCGGCGACGTGGCGACGGGGATCGATTTGCTGAAGGACCTGGCCAAGGCGCGGCGCGACGACGTCTCGGCGCAGCTGACGCTCGCCGGATTTTACCTTAACGAGCTGAAGAAACCGGACCTCGCGCTCAGGTATGCGGAGGAAGCGGCCCGGATCGCGCCCGCGAATCTGGCGAGTTACCAGACGCTATTCGACGTCTACTTCGCGCTGAAGCGGAGGCACGACGCTGAGCAGATGCTCCGACGAGCTGAACAACTCGACAGCGGTGACCCCGATTTCTGGCTCACCCTGGCCGAGCTGGCAATCCGGCTCTACCGGACGGACAACGGAAGTTTTCCGGCCGCCAAAATTCCCGGGGTGACGCCTTTCCTGCAGCGGGCGGCCACGCTGGCGGGAGATAACCCGGAGGCCCTCGCCCGCACGGCGGACGATTATACCACGATCAACCAGGTTCCCTCGGCCATCCCCCTCTACTTGCGGGCGCTGGAACTTAACCGCGGGAACAGCGAAGTCCGTTACAAACTGGCGCAGAGTTTCCTGCAGACGGGGCAGCGGGATGCGGCAATCTCGGCGCTTGAGGAGATGGTCAAATCCAATCCGTTGAAGCCGGAAATCTATGAATTTCTTGGTCGGCTTTACGAAGAGAACAGTGACCGGGACCGGGCGTTGGCGAACTTCCAGCAGGCGTTACTCCTGGCGCCGAACGATCCTGAAAATTACCTGCACGCCGCTGAGGTCCAACTCCAGTTGCGGAAAGAGAATGATGCCATCGCCACTTTGACCGAAGCGCGCCGCCGGTTTGCGATCCCCCAAATCACGTATGCGCTGGCGATTGCTTTCAGCCAGGCAAAGCGGTTTAGCGACGCCCTCCCTGCGTTCGAATCGGCATTGCAGGAAGCGGATGCCGAGGGCCAGGAACCTTTTGATGCCGGCTTTTACTTCAGCTACGCGGTGGCGTCAGAACAGGCGGGTCTGATTGACAAGGCGGCCACTTTGCTGAAAAAGGCGATCGCTCTCGACCCGTCCAAAGCCGCTCAGGCTTACAATTTTCTCGGCTACATGTGGGTGGAACGGGGCCAGCACCTTGATGAGGCGGGCGACATGATCAAGAAAGCGCTTGAACTCGATCCGCAGAACGGCGCGTACCTCGACAGCCTGGGATGGTTCTACTACAAACGGGGCGAGTACGGCAAAGCGCTCGTCGAGCTCTTGCGTGCCGCAGAACTGCTAAAACCCGCGGATCCGGTCGTTTTAGAGCACGTTGGCGACACTTACCAGGCATTGGGCAATCCCGCACAGGCGATCAACCTGTGGCAGAAAGCGCTGGCCCTGGATACCCAGAACCGGGGGTTGGCCGCCAAGATAGACCGGGAAAAGGCGAAAGTCAGCGCCAACCAGGCGACGCTTGGAATCCCGGGCCCCGGTCAAGGCATGCCGCCGGCCGCGCCGGAACCGGCCGCTCCGAGCGCAACCCCGACGGCGACGCCCTGA
- a CDS encoding ATP phosphoribosyltransferase → MTATRLRLGLPSGSLHDATIDLFAKAGYRITGTRRSYKPAIDDPELEVRLLRAQEISRYVEAGFLDGGITGKDWIEENDSDVEVLARLEYSKATSSPTRWVLVVPENSPVQSVRDLEGKRIATEAVGLTRKFFETHGVSAKIEFSWGATEVKVPELVDAIVEITETGTSLKANHLRVVDVLTESYPLVIGNRTAMADTWKRSKLERLVLLLQGALNARNKVGLKMNLRQEQLGRLLGLLPSLRNPTVAPLTQEGWVAIETVIDEMVVREIIPRLKELGAEGIIEYPLNKVVY, encoded by the coding sequence ATGACCGCAACCCGCCTTCGCCTCGGCTTACCGTCCGGCAGCCTTCATGACGCGACGATCGACTTGTTTGCGAAAGCCGGCTACCGGATTACCGGGACGAGGCGTTCGTACAAGCCGGCCATCGACGACCCTGAGCTGGAAGTCCGGCTGTTACGCGCGCAGGAGATCAGCCGCTACGTGGAGGCCGGCTTTCTGGACGGCGGCATTACCGGAAAAGACTGGATCGAGGAGAACGATTCGGACGTCGAGGTCCTGGCGCGGCTCGAGTATAGTAAGGCGACGTCGAGCCCCACGCGTTGGGTGCTGGTCGTACCGGAAAATTCACCCGTCCAGAGCGTGCGCGACCTGGAGGGCAAGCGCATCGCCACAGAGGCGGTCGGATTAACCCGTAAGTTCTTCGAAACGCACGGGGTCTCGGCAAAAATCGAATTCAGCTGGGGCGCCACCGAGGTCAAAGTTCCCGAACTGGTTGATGCCATCGTTGAAATTACCGAAACGGGCACCTCGTTGAAAGCCAATCACCTGCGTGTGGTCGACGTGCTGACGGAGTCGTACCCGCTGGTGATCGGTAACCGCACCGCGATGGCCGATACCTGGAAACGTTCCAAGCTGGAACGTCTCGTCCTGCTTCTGCAGGGCGCCCTCAACGCCCGCAACAAGGTCGGTTTAAAGATGAATCTGCGTCAGGAGCAACTCGGCAGATTACTCGGGCTCCTTCCATCCCTGCGGAATCCGACCGTGGCGCCGCTGACCCAGGAAGGATGGGTGGCCATCGAAACGGTGATTGACGAAATGGTGGTCCGTGAAATTATCCCCCGGCTGAAAGAGCTCGGAGCCGAGGGCATCATCGAGTATCCGTTGAATAAAGTGGTTTATTAG
- the hflX gene encoding GTPase HflX encodes MFEIKEKPRQVEKALLVGVYSEPARQHDARSLLDELASLVETLGLEVLDRLLVRVPVPSARWFVGSGKAEEIAARAQALGADVIVFDNELHPAQQRNWEALAKLAVIDRQEVILDIFAGRAQTKEARLQVDLARLEYSLPRLTRAWGHLGRQAGGVGGKGEGETQLEADRRLIRRQIDRLKEDLELVRARRATQRKLRDRLPLPHAAIVGYTNAGKSSLLKTLTGADVRVEDKLFATLDPTTRKVVLPTGQSLLLTDTVGFVRNLPHRLVEAFKATLEEAVLADFLVHVLDASHPQVYDFYETTMRVLEELGADKKRVVTVLNKVDLVPDQSTLHVLRVHFPDAVFVSAEHGEGLDELLHRMADLLTGRVQRVELALPLERADLLSLLHRTSKVLSLEYQPSIAKVVASVSPKVLARVAPFVLPGPPELQPAGCLDSQAD; translated from the coding sequence ATGTTTGAAATTAAAGAAAAACCTCGCCAAGTCGAGAAAGCCCTTCTCGTCGGTGTTTATTCTGAACCCGCCCGGCAGCACGATGCCCGGAGTTTGCTGGATGAACTTGCCTCGCTCGTAGAAACGTTGGGACTTGAGGTGCTCGACCGGTTACTCGTCCGGGTCCCCGTGCCTTCGGCCCGTTGGTTTGTCGGGTCCGGCAAAGCGGAAGAAATCGCGGCACGCGCTCAGGCGCTGGGTGCCGATGTGATCGTATTTGACAACGAGTTACACCCCGCGCAACAGCGCAATTGGGAAGCCCTCGCCAAATTGGCGGTGATCGACCGCCAGGAAGTCATTCTTGATATTTTTGCGGGTCGCGCTCAGACCAAGGAAGCCCGATTGCAGGTTGATCTGGCCCGGCTGGAGTATTCGCTCCCGCGGCTGACGCGTGCCTGGGGCCACCTGGGCCGCCAAGCCGGCGGCGTTGGCGGTAAAGGTGAAGGCGAAACCCAGTTGGAAGCCGATCGCCGGCTGATCCGGCGGCAGATCGACCGTCTCAAGGAAGACCTTGAGCTGGTCCGCGCACGCCGCGCCACCCAGCGTAAATTGCGTGACCGGCTGCCCTTGCCCCACGCCGCGATCGTCGGCTACACCAATGCCGGCAAGTCGTCCCTGCTGAAAACGCTGACCGGGGCGGATGTGCGGGTGGAAGACAAGCTGTTCGCAACGTTGGATCCGACCACCCGCAAAGTCGTGTTGCCCACCGGCCAAAGCCTGTTGCTGACCGATACCGTCGGTTTCGTCCGCAACCTGCCGCACCGGTTGGTGGAGGCTTTCAAAGCGACCCTGGAAGAGGCCGTGCTCGCCGATTTCCTGGTGCACGTTCTTGATGCCAGCCATCCGCAGGTCTACGACTTTTACGAGACGACCATGCGCGTACTCGAAGAGCTCGGGGCTGACAAAAAGCGGGTCGTCACGGTCCTGAACAAGGTCGATCTGGTGCCCGACCAGAGCACGCTGCACGTATTGCGGGTGCATTTCCCCGACGCCGTCTTTGTTTCAGCCGAGCACGGGGAAGGTCTGGATGAATTGCTGCACCGCATGGCTGACCTGTTGACGGGCCGGGTCCAACGGGTGGAATTGGCGTTGCCGTTGGAACGCGCCGACCTCCTTTCGCTCCTGCACCGGACCAGCAAAGTCCTGAGCCTGGAGTACCAGCCGTCCATCGCCAAGGTCGTCGCTTCCGTGTCGCCCAAGGTGTTGGCCCGGGTCGCACCCTTTGTATTGCCGGGGCCGCCCGAGCTGCAACCCGCGGGCTGCCTCGACTCTCAGGCAGACTGA
- a CDS encoding helix-turn-helix domain-containing protein — protein MVETVGTRLQNARLQRGWEVDQVAEITKIRPERVLDLEADDYSEFPSLVYARSFLAKYAGLLGVDIRSELDNLRVSQSISLVDYQYLRSTPLKDAPASRPIEPRAFRVPPLLVAFLALTVLVGLPVFAYLAIGLARLQPRYAGELTVPAEAVTGAVVPVPVQPSPADTLQSLVKDAPSPAGIASATAPARPLRTSPPTTADAVAAAATIPSPSPVTATSPGPDFSPVAALAGQGSNPENSPDSGRSQVVAAGSPAAATAPGPEASPAPAEGKRLEVRALRRTYIRVVRDHRGSQPVFSGYASPKAEPIVVEGKRFWLKVSDRRAVEILEDGQVVHVRSANIVID, from the coding sequence ATGGTTGAGACAGTTGGAACGAGGTTGCAGAACGCCCGCTTACAACGCGGGTGGGAAGTCGACCAAGTGGCGGAAATCACGAAAATCCGGCCGGAACGTGTTCTGGACCTTGAGGCCGATGATTACTCGGAATTTCCGAGCCTGGTCTATGCCAGGAGCTTTCTGGCAAAATACGCCGGCCTTCTCGGGGTCGATATTCGAAGCGAGTTGGACAATTTGCGGGTCAGCCAGTCAATCTCGCTGGTTGACTACCAATACCTGCGCTCCACGCCTCTTAAGGACGCGCCTGCCTCGCGACCGATCGAGCCGCGTGCCTTCCGGGTGCCGCCTCTGCTGGTGGCCTTCCTGGCGTTGACGGTGCTGGTCGGCCTGCCGGTTTTCGCGTACCTCGCGATCGGCCTGGCTCGTCTGCAGCCGCGTTATGCGGGCGAGTTGACGGTGCCGGCTGAGGCGGTCACCGGAGCGGTCGTTCCGGTGCCGGTGCAGCCTTCGCCGGCTGACACTCTACAATCCCTCGTTAAGGACGCCCCGTCCCCGGCTGGAATCGCGAGCGCAACGGCGCCCGCCAGGCCGCTGCGAACTTCACCGCCGACGACCGCGGATGCCGTCGCGGCGGCGGCGACCATCCCCAGCCCTTCACCGGTAACCGCGACGTCTCCGGGGCCGGATTTTTCGCCGGTTGCAGCGCTGGCTGGGCAGGGTTCGAACCCGGAAAACAGCCCGGATTCTGGCCGGTCGCAGGTCGTGGCCGCGGGGAGCCCCGCCGCCGCCACTGCGCCGGGCCCGGAGGCCAGTCCGGCGCCCGCGGAGGGTAAACGCCTGGAAGTTCGGGCCCTCCGGCGTACCTACATCAGGGTGGTCCGCGACCATCGCGGCTCCCAGCCGGTTTTCTCGGGCTACGCTTCGCCGAAGGCTGAGCCCATCGTCGTGGAGGGAAAACGCTTCTGGCTCAAAGTGTCAGACCGGCGGGCGGTGGAAATTCTTGAAGACGGGCAGGTTGTGCATGTGCGTTCCGCGAATATCGTAATCGACTGA
- a CDS encoding DNA translocase FtsK — MAQPWKHNGWNEVLGLIFLGFGTVLFLALISYTPKDIPSWIWFSNESPANNPAQNLIGPTGAVIAGFLYMTVGVASYLVVSILLGFGGAKLFFPGFQISKRLLWALVFVASGASMAHLQPWFLHSLTWKHEFVDLGPGGWVGSNLGGKLFQYALGQIGSVIALAIVYLVSLIWLTGIRPVLVVKQLLHGARDCLLRLKQARERRRLAAADERGRLEADQKRIRREIRRQEKELKRKGVPVGDPADEGAYPEPKIIDTSAVTPAKAGLSLADAKNGKPKEPSLPLPSQNIEHYELPSVDLLARIDVEVRKAADPAELKQTQSTLIDTLKQFNIEASPGDITRGPTITRYEVYPARGVRVDKISSLERDLARATRAERINILAPIPGKDTVGIEIANTKKIKVVLREILESEEWVHTSYRIPIVLGKDVYGKIILGDLAQMPHCLVAGTTGSGKSVCVNAIIASMLYRFRPDELRFVMIDPKVVEMQVYNTLPHLVMPVVTDPKKVLLALRWVINEMENRYKIFAKVNVRNITGFNSRPKPKSQKELDAEKAVSMDPDEVARDDGALRGTAEPAPVRVPRDDDLIVPDKMPFVVVIIDELADLMQTAPADVEAAIARITQMARAAGIHMIVATQTPRADVVTGVIKANIPTRIAFQVASALDSRVILDENGAERLLGQGDMFYRPPGTSRLVRSQGVLVTDEEIRELVDFVGAQALPMFDPDIQNQLASGGSSEEDDVTEEDEALVEKCLDIIRQEKRASTSMLQRRLRLGYTRAARVVDILERRGILGPGEGAKPREILIDLDALV; from the coding sequence ATGGCGCAGCCGTGGAAACACAATGGGTGGAACGAGGTTTTGGGGCTCATCTTCCTCGGCTTCGGTACCGTCCTGTTTCTTGCCCTGATCTCATACACGCCCAAGGATATTCCGTCCTGGATTTGGTTCAGTAACGAGAGTCCCGCCAACAATCCCGCCCAGAATTTGATCGGCCCGACCGGGGCGGTGATCGCCGGGTTTTTGTACATGACGGTCGGGGTGGCTTCCTACCTGGTAGTGTCGATTTTGCTCGGGTTTGGAGGGGCGAAACTTTTTTTCCCCGGGTTTCAGATCAGCAAACGCCTGTTATGGGCGCTGGTTTTCGTGGCCAGCGGGGCCTCAATGGCGCACCTGCAGCCTTGGTTCCTGCATTCGTTGACCTGGAAACACGAGTTTGTCGATCTGGGGCCGGGGGGCTGGGTGGGTTCCAACCTCGGCGGCAAGCTGTTCCAGTATGCGCTCGGCCAGATCGGTTCCGTCATTGCGCTCGCGATCGTTTACCTGGTCAGCCTGATCTGGCTTACCGGGATCCGGCCGGTCCTCGTGGTCAAACAACTGCTTCACGGAGCGCGTGACTGCCTCCTGCGCCTGAAGCAGGCCCGGGAGCGCCGGCGCCTGGCCGCCGCAGATGAGCGGGGCCGCCTGGAAGCGGATCAGAAGCGTATCCGGCGCGAGATCCGCAGGCAGGAAAAAGAGCTCAAGCGCAAAGGCGTGCCCGTGGGTGATCCGGCCGACGAAGGCGCCTACCCTGAACCCAAGATCATTGACACGTCGGCCGTAACGCCGGCGAAGGCTGGATTGTCTTTGGCCGACGCGAAAAACGGCAAACCCAAGGAGCCTTCCCTGCCGTTGCCCAGCCAGAATATCGAACACTACGAACTGCCGTCCGTCGACTTGCTGGCCCGGATCGACGTCGAGGTTCGCAAGGCGGCCGACCCGGCCGAACTCAAACAAACCCAAAGTACCCTGATCGATACCCTCAAGCAGTTTAACATTGAAGCCAGCCCGGGTGACATTACCCGGGGTCCGACCATCACTCGGTACGAGGTGTACCCGGCCCGCGGCGTGCGCGTGGATAAGATCTCCAGCCTGGAGCGCGATCTGGCGCGTGCCACCCGGGCGGAGCGCATCAACATCCTGGCCCCGATTCCCGGTAAAGACACCGTCGGCATCGAGATCGCCAATACGAAAAAAATCAAGGTGGTCCTCCGTGAGATCCTTGAGTCCGAAGAATGGGTGCACACCAGCTACCGCATCCCGATCGTGCTGGGAAAGGACGTGTACGGCAAGATCATCCTGGGCGACCTCGCCCAGATGCCGCATTGCCTCGTCGCCGGGACTACCGGCAGCGGCAAGAGCGTCTGCGTAAACGCGATCATCGCCAGCATGCTTTATCGCTTCAGGCCGGATGAACTGCGTTTTGTGATGATTGACCCCAAGGTCGTCGAGATGCAGGTCTACAACACCCTGCCGCACCTGGTGATGCCCGTCGTGACCGACCCGAAGAAAGTGCTGCTGGCCTTGCGGTGGGTCATCAATGAGATGGAGAACCGCTATAAAATTTTCGCCAAGGTCAACGTGCGTAACATCACGGGGTTCAATTCCCGGCCGAAACCCAAATCCCAGAAGGAGCTTGACGCCGAAAAGGCGGTCTCCATGGACCCGGATGAAGTCGCCCGCGACGATGGGGCGCTCCGAGGAACGGCGGAGCCGGCTCCCGTGCGCGTGCCGCGCGATGACGACCTGATTGTTCCCGACAAGATGCCTTTCGTGGTGGTTATCATCGATGAGTTGGCCGATCTGATGCAGACGGCTCCGGCTGACGTCGAGGCGGCCATTGCCCGGATCACCCAGATGGCGCGGGCAGCCGGCATTCACATGATCGTCGCCACCCAGACGCCCCGGGCTGACGTGGTCACCGGCGTGATCAAAGCCAATATCCCGACCAGAATCGCCTTCCAGGTTGCGTCTGCCCTCGATAGCCGGGTCATCCTCGATGAGAACGGCGCCGAGCGTCTCCTCGGGCAGGGAGACATGTTCTACCGGCCGCCGGGCACGTCGCGCCTCGTCCGATCCCAGGGCGTACTGGTCACCGACGAGGAAATCCGTGAGCTGGTCGATTTTGTGGGCGCCCAGGCCCTGCCGATGTTCGATCCCGACATCCAGAATCAGCTCGCCTCGGGCGGCAGCTCCGAGGAAGACGACGTCACCGAGGAAGACGAGGCCCTCGTCGAAAAGTGCCTCGACATTATCCGTCAGGAAAAACGGGCTTCCACTTCGATGCTGCAACGCCGGCTGCGCCTGGGTTACACCCGCGCAGCCCGGGTGGTTGACATCTTGGAACGGCGCGGCATTTTGGGTCCCGGAGAAGGCGCGAAACCCCGAGAAATTCTAATAGATTTAGACGCGCTAGTTTAG